A region from the Takifugu rubripes chromosome 22, fTakRub1.2, whole genome shotgun sequence genome encodes:
- the LOC101068868 gene encoding choline transporter-like protein 5-A isoform X3 codes for MATSRYSSATVPNPIPSDKSSHVYGEPHKFDPLFRGPVHRRKCTDVICCLVFFIVIFLYLALGVIAWLHGDPKKLIHPTNSYGQFCGQKGTHNFNKPILFYFNILKCTNPAILINLQCPTTQMCVSKCPDRFATFSEMQQQYNVSRKKWEYYRQFCKPEFNNPQKPVSEVLRDDDCPSMIYPSRPIFQRCVPDFNIVNETLMTVNQTRFKEALEITNAVPELQDAAKNIAGLADTKELRIKIAEDYAKSWKWILVGLLMSLAVSLVFIILLRFTAGLLLWITIASVVLLLAYGIWFCFTEFSLLKEKPGSDVSIVEVGFHTDLQVYLQLRQTWILMLVCLGVAEASITLMLISLRRRIQVAIALLREASKAISHITSTLFYPLITFLMLTICLLYWAVTAVYLASSGEPVYKVVSSEGSCPSANSTCTPEFFNRSDISKYELCQGSQCLFAFYGGETSYHRYVFWFQLSNLLLFFWLVNFSLALEQCSLAGAFASYYWSSKKPCDIPSCPLFLSFFRAIRYHTGSLAFGALIVSVVQLIKIVLQYMDQKLRGLNNSLSRFIARCLKCCFWCLEKLICYMNHNAYIMMAIYGKSFCTSAREAFFLLMRNVVRVFVLDRVTDFLLFLGKLLVSGGIGVLGLFLSRHIPYVQEVPDLNFHWVPLLTVVAISYLIAHAFFSVYATCVDTLFLCLCTLQNPRA; via the exons ATGGCAACCAGCCGGTACAGCTCAGCAACTGTTCCTAACCCGATACCGAGTGACAAATCAAGTCATGTATACG gaGAACCACACAAGTTTGATCCCCTCTTCAGAGGCCCGGTCCACAGAAG AAAGTGCACCGATGTCATTTGTTGCCTGGTCTTCTTTATTGTCATCTTCTTATATTTGGCCTTGGGAGTAATAG CCTGGTTACATGGGGATCCCAAGAAGTTGATTCATCCAACAAATAGCTATGGTCAGTTCTGTGGTCAGAAAGGAACTCACAATTT CAATAAGCCCATCCTGTTCTATTTCAACATTTTGAAGTGTACCAACCCAGCTATACTGATCAACCTGCAGTGTCCCACAACTCAG atgtgtgtgtccaAGTGTCCAGACAGGTTTGCCACCTTCAGTGAGATGCAGCAACAATATAATGTCAGCAGGAAGAAATGGGAATATTACAGACAGTTCTGTAAACCCGAGTTTAATAATCCTCAAAAG CCAGTTTCTGAGGTTCTGCGAGATGACGACTGCCCCTCTATGATCTATCCCAGCAGACCAA tttttcAGAGGTGTGTACCAGACTTCAACATTGTGAATGAAACTCTGATGACAGTCAATCAAACCAGATTTAAAGAAGCTCTGGAAATAACAAATGCTGTGCCTGAACTCCAAGATGCTGCCAA AAACATAGCAGGACTAGCGGACACTAAAGAGCTGAGAATAAAGATAGCCGAAGATTATGCCAAGTCATGGAAGTGGATACTCGT AGGTCTGTTGATGTCTCTGGCTGTTAGCTTGGTGTTCATCATTTTGCTGAGGTTCACAGCTGGGTTGTTACTGTGGATCACCATCGCCagtgttgtactgctgctggCTTATG gtatttggttttgtttcacGGAGTTCTCCCTGCTCAAAGAAAAACCTGGATCAGATGTTTCTATTGTTGAAGTTGGCTTCCACACGGACCTGCAGGTTTACCTCCAGCTCCGACAGACCTGGATCCTCATGC TGGTCTGTTTGGGAGTGGCAGAAGCTTCAATCACTCTGATGCTGATCTCCTTAAGGAGACGAATTCAAGTGGCTATCGCCTTGCTCAGAGAGGCGAGCAA aGCCATCAGCCACATAACCTCAACCCTCTTTTATCCTCTCATCACTTTTCTAATGTTGACTATTTGCCTCTTGTACTGGGCAGTTACAGCCGT CTACCTTGCATCCTCTGGGGAACCAGTCTATAAGGTTGTTTCTTCTGAAGGGAGCTGCCCCTCTGCCAACAGTACATGCACGCCTGAG TTCTTCAACAGAAGTGACATTTCCAAATATGAGCTATGTCAGGGCTCACAGTGTCTGTTTGCCTTCTACGGCGGGGAGACATCTTACCATCGCTACGTCTTCTGGTTTCAGCTGTCCAACCTACTGCTCTTCTTTTGGTTGGTCAACTTTAGTTTGGCTCTAGAGCAGTGCTCCCTGGCTGGGGCATTTGCAAGCTACTATTGGTCCAGTAAGAAGCCTTGTGACATCCCATCTTGTCCACTGTTTTTGTCATTCTTCAGGGCCATCAG ATATCACACAGGATCTTTGGCATTTGGGGCTTTAATTGTTTCAGTTGTCCAACTGATCAAAATTGTGCTTCAGTACATGGATCAGAAACTCAGAG GTTTAAACAACAGCTTGTCCAGGTTCATAGCACGCTGTCTGAAATGCTGTTTCTGGTGTTTGGAGAAATTAATCTGCTACATGAACCACAATGCATACATCATG ATGGCAATCTATGGAAAGAGCTTCTGTACGTCGGCCAGAGAAGCTTTCTTTCTCCTCATGAGGAATGTAGTTAG GGTTTTTGTTCTTGACAGAGTGACAGATTTCCTGTTGTTTCTTGGCAAATTACTTGTATCAGGAGGAATTG GTGTACTCGGGCTCTTCCTGTCCAGGCACATCCCATATGTCCAAGAAGTTCCTGATTTGAACTTCCACTGGGTCCCTCTACTG ACGGTGGTGGCAATCTCATATCTGATTGCTCATGCCTTCTTCAGCGTCTACGCCACATGTGTGGAtactctcttcctctgtttat gcactttacagaatcccagggcctga
- the LOC101068868 gene encoding choline transporter-like protein 5-A isoform X7 → MCVSKCPDRFATFSEMQQQYNVSRKKWEYYRQFCKPEFNNPQKPVSEVLRDDDCPSMIYPSRPIFQRCVPDFNIVNETLMTVNQTRFKEALEITNAVPELQDAAKNIAGLADTKELRIKIAEDYAKSWKWILVGLLMSLAVSLVFIILLRFTAGLLLWITIASVVLLLAYGIWFCFTEFSLLKEKPGSDVSIVEVGFHTDLQVYLQLRQTWILMLVCLGVAEASITLMLISLRRRIQVAIALLREASKAISHITSTLFYPLITFLMLTICLLYWAVTAVYLASSGEPVYKVVSSEGSCPSANSTCTPEFFNRSDISKYELCQGSQCLFAFYGGETSYHRYVFWFQLSNLLLFFWLVNFSLALEQCSLAGAFASYYWSSKKPCDIPSCPLFLSFFRAIRYHTGSLAFGALIVSVVQLIKIVLQYMDQKLRGLNNSLSRFIARCLKCCFWCLEKLICYMNHNAYIMMAIYGKSFCTSAREAFFLLMRNVVRVFVLDRVTDFLLFLGKLLVSGGIGVLGLFLSRHIPYVQEVPDLNFHWVPLLTVVAISYLIAHAFFSVYATCVDTLFLCLCDELERNDGSPEKPFIMSPELHRILGKSSRVH, encoded by the exons atgtgtgtgtccaAGTGTCCAGACAGGTTTGCCACCTTCAGTGAGATGCAGCAACAATATAATGTCAGCAGGAAGAAATGGGAATATTACAGACAGTTCTGTAAACCCGAGTTTAATAATCCTCAAAAG CCAGTTTCTGAGGTTCTGCGAGATGACGACTGCCCCTCTATGATCTATCCCAGCAGACCAA tttttcAGAGGTGTGTACCAGACTTCAACATTGTGAATGAAACTCTGATGACAGTCAATCAAACCAGATTTAAAGAAGCTCTGGAAATAACAAATGCTGTGCCTGAACTCCAAGATGCTGCCAA AAACATAGCAGGACTAGCGGACACTAAAGAGCTGAGAATAAAGATAGCCGAAGATTATGCCAAGTCATGGAAGTGGATACTCGT AGGTCTGTTGATGTCTCTGGCTGTTAGCTTGGTGTTCATCATTTTGCTGAGGTTCACAGCTGGGTTGTTACTGTGGATCACCATCGCCagtgttgtactgctgctggCTTATG gtatttggttttgtttcacGGAGTTCTCCCTGCTCAAAGAAAAACCTGGATCAGATGTTTCTATTGTTGAAGTTGGCTTCCACACGGACCTGCAGGTTTACCTCCAGCTCCGACAGACCTGGATCCTCATGC TGGTCTGTTTGGGAGTGGCAGAAGCTTCAATCACTCTGATGCTGATCTCCTTAAGGAGACGAATTCAAGTGGCTATCGCCTTGCTCAGAGAGGCGAGCAA aGCCATCAGCCACATAACCTCAACCCTCTTTTATCCTCTCATCACTTTTCTAATGTTGACTATTTGCCTCTTGTACTGGGCAGTTACAGCCGT CTACCTTGCATCCTCTGGGGAACCAGTCTATAAGGTTGTTTCTTCTGAAGGGAGCTGCCCCTCTGCCAACAGTACATGCACGCCTGAG TTCTTCAACAGAAGTGACATTTCCAAATATGAGCTATGTCAGGGCTCACAGTGTCTGTTTGCCTTCTACGGCGGGGAGACATCTTACCATCGCTACGTCTTCTGGTTTCAGCTGTCCAACCTACTGCTCTTCTTTTGGTTGGTCAACTTTAGTTTGGCTCTAGAGCAGTGCTCCCTGGCTGGGGCATTTGCAAGCTACTATTGGTCCAGTAAGAAGCCTTGTGACATCCCATCTTGTCCACTGTTTTTGTCATTCTTCAGGGCCATCAG ATATCACACAGGATCTTTGGCATTTGGGGCTTTAATTGTTTCAGTTGTCCAACTGATCAAAATTGTGCTTCAGTACATGGATCAGAAACTCAGAG GTTTAAACAACAGCTTGTCCAGGTTCATAGCACGCTGTCTGAAATGCTGTTTCTGGTGTTTGGAGAAATTAATCTGCTACATGAACCACAATGCATACATCATG ATGGCAATCTATGGAAAGAGCTTCTGTACGTCGGCCAGAGAAGCTTTCTTTCTCCTCATGAGGAATGTAGTTAG GGTTTTTGTTCTTGACAGAGTGACAGATTTCCTGTTGTTTCTTGGCAAATTACTTGTATCAGGAGGAATTG GTGTACTCGGGCTCTTCCTGTCCAGGCACATCCCATATGTCCAAGAAGTTCCTGATTTGAACTTCCACTGGGTCCCTCTACTG ACGGTGGTGGCAATCTCATATCTGATTGCTCATGCCTTCTTCAGCGTCTACGCCACATGTGTGGAtactctcttcctctgtttat gtgATGAGTTAGAGAGGAATGATGGAAGTCCAGAAAAACCATTCATCATGTCCCCTGAACTGCACAGAATCTTGGGTAAATCCAGCCGGGTACATTAG